A stretch of Leucobacter aridicollis DNA encodes these proteins:
- a CDS encoding lipase, protein MRTVPAIAALVAGVLLPVAGVAEAAQAATPRYEIECLDIQPPQTLVTADAEPARVPLSAPTVAVVEPSYDWRAAVEMAYVEVGTSRPTGWAAPGECIESARRWVNAGGGGWTGGGSVLDNYAGATRHSVGEAVPGDVIQYHADGAEGAWAVGVHTVLVAGVNGDGTLRIVESNNPGGSGLVSANDHWTPQPPARFHAVAWRF, encoded by the coding sequence GTGAGAACCGTCCCCGCAATCGCAGCCCTCGTGGCTGGCGTACTCCTGCCGGTGGCCGGTGTGGCCGAAGCGGCGCAGGCGGCGACCCCTCGGTACGAGATCGAATGCCTTGATATTCAGCCTCCGCAGACTCTCGTGACGGCCGACGCCGAGCCTGCCCGCGTGCCGCTGTCCGCACCCACCGTGGCGGTGGTCGAGCCGAGCTACGACTGGCGGGCGGCAGTGGAGATGGCGTACGTCGAAGTTGGTACGTCGCGACCTACCGGGTGGGCTGCGCCGGGCGAGTGCATCGAGAGTGCCAGGCGGTGGGTGAATGCCGGTGGTGGGGGCTGGACTGGCGGAGGCAGCGTCCTCGACAACTACGCCGGAGCGACGCGGCACAGCGTTGGTGAGGCCGTGCCTGGCGATGTGATCCAGTATCACGCCGACGGGGCTGAAGGCGCATGGGCGGTCGGCGTGCACACCGTGTTGGTGGCCGGGGTGAACGGCGACGGCACGCTGCGGATCGTCGAGTCGAACAACCCCGGCGGTAGCGGGCTTGTGAGTGCGAACGACCATTGGACGCCGCAGCCGCCCGCGAGGTTCCACGCCGTCGCGTGGCGGTTCTGA
- a CDS encoding DUF6998 domain-containing protein — MTDLPDVTRLPVKHLLRLEASIVTELRRRDLVRTNNKPLGDIAEHVVWLARGGVLEPNSTKSHDITSAAGQRIQVKAMANRAAGAGARFSPFRSADYHTAVFLVFDAEFEIVEAYEVVADHIEQHVRFVPHVAGRQPSLTQVRSLGTDVTAEMHAAYARIDGASPQLNSPAL; from the coding sequence ATGACTGATCTGCCTGACGTTACCCGTCTGCCGGTGAAGCATTTGCTGCGCCTGGAGGCCAGCATCGTGACCGAACTGCGGCGCCGCGACCTCGTGCGCACCAACAATAAGCCCCTCGGAGACATCGCTGAGCACGTCGTCTGGTTGGCACGCGGCGGAGTGCTCGAGCCCAACTCTACGAAGTCGCATGACATCACGTCCGCGGCAGGTCAGCGCATACAAGTCAAAGCAATGGCCAACCGGGCAGCCGGAGCCGGGGCGCGGTTCAGCCCGTTCCGTAGCGCGGACTACCACACGGCCGTGTTCCTAGTCTTCGACGCGGAGTTCGAGATAGTAGAGGCCTACGAGGTCGTGGCTGACCACATCGAGCAGCACGTCAGGTTCGTGCCTCACGTTGCTGGACGGCAGCCAAGCCTGACGCAAGTCCGATCCCTGGGGACGGACGTAACCGCCGAGATGCATGCAGCCTATGCGCGTATCGATGGAGCATCACCCCAGCTGAACTCCCCCGCGCTGTGA
- a CDS encoding DUF7507 domain-containing protein, translating to MIAENCAAAPAINLVKTGVLAEGDAGVAGDTVEYSFTATNTGILTLTDVVITDPKPGLSDLIYSWPGEAGVLAPGQQVTATATYTIIESDVDNKIIQNSATVSGNPPTGPPVTDEDDAEVVLPDNPAIDLVKTGTLRGSGVAGDTVDYEFTVTNTGDVVLTDVTVIDELEGLSEIVFGTWPGEAGVLQPGEQVTATASYVLTQADVNAGGVDNVATTTGNPPTGDPVEDEDDVTVPVDPAAAISLVKTGALAEGATGQAGDTVEYTFTATNTGNVTLTDVSITDELEGLSEVTYGEWPGETGVLAPGEQVAATASYVLTQADVNAGQVENTATTTGNPPTGDPVEDDDIEIIPVDPAPGIELVKTGGLEDGATVVPGDLIEYEFTATNTGNVTLTGVTISDELEGLSEIVYTWPNEAGVLAPGEQVTATANYALTQADIDAGNVHNSATTTGNPPTGDPVEDDDEEDVPLPQLPVIDLVKTGTLDGAGAAGDTVNYTFTVTNTGNVTLTGVTITDDLEGLSEITIGEWPGAAGVLAPGEQVTATASYVLTQADVNAGSVDNIATTTGNPPTGDPVEDEDDVTVPVTPGPAIDLLKSSSLPQGAGSVAGDQVNYTFTATNTGNVTLTDVSITDELEGLSEIVYTWPGEVGVLAPGEQVTATASYTLTQADVDAGSVDNHALVTGTPPTGDPVEDPDEENTPLPQAPAITLVKTGKLNGDQIAYTFTVTNTGNVTLTGVEITDELKGLSEITYGSWPGEAGVLAPGEQVTAAASYKLTSADRDRGYVDNHATATGNPPSGDPVQADDDEKITVGALAVTGGQGFGTVGFLAAGLLLAGGVLLLVRKRRAVTTEATAQLS from the coding sequence TTGATTGCTGAGAATTGCGCCGCAGCTCCCGCGATCAACCTCGTTAAGACCGGGGTTCTTGCCGAAGGCGACGCTGGTGTAGCGGGCGATACGGTCGAATACTCGTTCACCGCTACTAACACAGGTATTCTCACGCTGACGGATGTCGTGATCACTGACCCGAAGCCGGGCCTGTCTGATCTCATCTACTCGTGGCCCGGTGAAGCCGGCGTGCTTGCGCCTGGTCAGCAGGTGACTGCAACCGCGACGTACACGATCATCGAATCGGACGTCGACAACAAGATCATCCAGAACTCGGCGACTGTGTCAGGTAACCCGCCCACGGGTCCTCCGGTCACCGATGAGGACGATGCAGAAGTTGTCCTTCCCGACAACCCGGCAATTGATCTGGTGAAGACTGGCACGCTCCGCGGTTCGGGCGTTGCGGGCGACACGGTGGACTACGAGTTCACGGTGACGAACACCGGCGATGTTGTCCTCACTGATGTGACCGTTATTGACGAGCTCGAAGGGCTCTCGGAGATCGTCTTCGGTACTTGGCCCGGCGAGGCTGGCGTGCTTCAGCCCGGAGAGCAGGTCACGGCTACGGCGAGCTACGTCCTCACTCAGGCAGATGTGAACGCAGGCGGCGTTGACAACGTCGCGACCACGACCGGCAACCCGCCCACGGGCGACCCGGTGGAAGACGAAGACGACGTAACGGTTCCGGTTGATCCGGCGGCCGCGATCAGCCTCGTCAAGACCGGTGCGCTCGCAGAGGGCGCAACCGGCCAGGCAGGCGACACTGTCGAATACACGTTCACCGCAACCAACACCGGGAACGTGACCCTCACGGACGTGTCTATCACGGACGAGCTCGAAGGCCTGTCCGAGGTCACCTACGGTGAGTGGCCGGGCGAAACCGGTGTCCTCGCGCCAGGCGAGCAGGTCGCTGCTACGGCAAGCTACGTTCTGACCCAGGCTGATGTGAACGCAGGCCAGGTTGAGAACACCGCGACCACCACGGGCAACCCGCCCACCGGCGACCCGGTGGAGGACGATGACATTGAGATCATCCCCGTGGATCCCGCACCCGGCATCGAACTGGTGAAGACCGGCGGTCTTGAAGACGGCGCAACCGTCGTTCCGGGCGACCTGATCGAGTACGAGTTCACTGCCACCAACACTGGCAATGTCACCCTCACGGGCGTCACGATCAGCGATGAGCTGGAAGGCCTGTCGGAGATCGTCTACACCTGGCCTAACGAAGCTGGTGTCCTCGCACCGGGTGAGCAGGTCACTGCGACCGCGAACTACGCTCTGACGCAGGCCGATATCGATGCAGGTAACGTCCACAACTCGGCGACCACCACTGGCAACCCGCCCACGGGCGACCCGGTGGAGGACGACGACGAAGAGGACGTGCCGCTCCCGCAGCTGCCCGTCATCGACCTGGTGAAGACCGGGACCCTCGACGGCGCAGGCGCAGCAGGTGACACCGTGAACTACACGTTCACCGTCACCAACACCGGCAACGTCACTCTGACCGGCGTCACGATCACCGACGACCTGGAAGGCCTGTCGGAGATCACGATCGGCGAGTGGCCCGGTGCTGCCGGTGTCCTCGCTCCGGGTGAGCAGGTCACCGCGACTGCAAGCTACGTGCTGACGCAGGCAGACGTGAACGCAGGAAGCGTCGACAACATCGCGACCACCACTGGCAACCCGCCCACGGGCGACCCGGTGGAGGACGAGGACGACGTGACTGTACCTGTGACCCCTGGTCCGGCAATCGATCTGCTGAAGTCGAGCAGCCTTCCCCAGGGTGCAGGGTCCGTCGCGGGCGATCAGGTGAACTACACCTTCACCGCTACGAACACCGGCAACGTCACCTTGACCGATGTGTCGATCACTGACGAGCTGGAAGGCCTGTCGGAGATTGTGTACACCTGGCCGGGTGAAGTCGGTGTCCTCGCTCCGGGTGAGCAGGTGACTGCGACGGCGAGCTACACGCTGACGCAGGCTGACGTGGACGCTGGTAGTGTCGATAACCACGCACTCGTCACCGGCACGCCTCCCACGGGCGACCCCGTAGAGGATCCGGACGAGGAGAACACACCGCTGCCCCAGGCGCCGGCTATTACCCTCGTGAAGACCGGGAAGCTGAACGGCGACCAGATCGCATACACCTTCACTGTCACCAACACCGGCAACGTCACCCTCACCGGGGTGGAGATCACCGATGAGCTCAAGGGCCTGTCGGAGATCACCTACGGCTCCTGGCCGGGCGAAGCCGGCGTGCTGGCTCCGGGTGAGCAGGTGACAGCTGCGGCGAGCTACAAGCTCACCAGCGCCGACCGTGATCGCGGGTATGTGGACAACCACGCCACCGCCACCGGCAACCCGCCCAGCGGAGACCCAGTGCAGGCAGATGACGATGAGAAGATCACCGTCGGAGCCCTCGCTGTCACCGGCGGGCAGGGCTTCGGTACCGTGGGCTTCCTCGCGGCCGGCCTGCTCCTTGCCGGCGGAGTGCTGCTCCTGGTGCGCAAGCGCCGCGCGGTAACAACCGAGGCGACCGCTCAGCTGAGCTAG
- a CDS encoding response regulator has translation MEDHLMQRKYVTALLDHQPDFRVVYACEELPELMEWMETADRNMLPDLVLLDLMVDRRPHADPRMASKLIAHHRYPGPKVVLFSALTSPPLARRMIQVGVHGAIGKRDSEANILQAVRAVLSGEWWVSPELAELIADDPKRPALSEQEERALALYASGSSIEEVAAAIGVKTNTVKKYLQRVRNKYAAAQRPLNSRLDLAKAAADDGYLAAVG, from the coding sequence GTGGAGGACCATCTTATGCAGCGCAAATACGTGACAGCGCTCCTCGACCACCAACCAGATTTCCGCGTCGTGTATGCATGTGAAGAGCTGCCTGAGCTTATGGAGTGGATGGAGACCGCAGACCGGAACATGCTTCCAGATCTCGTGCTCCTCGATCTGATGGTCGACCGGCGCCCGCACGCAGACCCGCGAATGGCGTCGAAGCTCATCGCACATCACCGCTACCCGGGACCCAAGGTGGTCCTCTTTTCTGCTCTCACGTCACCGCCGCTCGCGAGGCGAATGATCCAGGTCGGCGTGCACGGGGCCATTGGAAAGCGCGACAGCGAAGCGAACATCCTGCAAGCCGTCAGAGCGGTGTTGAGCGGTGAGTGGTGGGTGTCTCCTGAACTTGCTGAGCTCATCGCGGACGATCCGAAGCGGCCAGCTTTGAGCGAGCAAGAGGAACGTGCGCTCGCTCTGTACGCGTCGGGGTCATCGATCGAGGAAGTTGCGGCAGCCATCGGCGTCAAGACGAACACCGTGAAGAAATACTTGCAACGAGTGAGGAACAAGTATGCCGCCGCGCAACGTCCACTGAACTCTCGACTGGATCTAGCGAAAGCCGCCGCCGACGACGGGTACCTCGCCGCTGTCGGGTGA
- a CDS encoding NAD(P)-binding domain-containing protein yields the protein MSEKQRVAIIGAGPSGMAQLRAFESAEQAGAEIPEIVCFEKQSDWGGQWNYTWRTGLDEHGEPVHSSMYRNLWSNGPKEGLEFADYSFDEHFGRPISSYPPRPVLWDYIAGRLERTDVRKYVRFETVVRMVTFDEGTAMFTLISEHLPTKATTTETFNQVIVASGHFSYPNTPEVSGIETFPGAIMHAHDFRGAESLKDRNVLVIGSSYSAEDIGSQAYKMGAASVTASYRTAPMGYDWPEGFEERPGIDHFNGSTVVFADGSSKDIDAVIFCTGYQHKYPYLPENLALSGPNTVYPEGLYRGVVWQDNPSLFYVGAQDQWFTFNMFDVQAWYVRDLILGTAPLPNAAEREASIAAWHERFLAIPDAEAEIAFQGDYVLDLLRQTDYPEFDVAEVVNIFIAWKHDKQQDIMGYRDRCYRSVMTGTLAVQHHTPWIEELDDSLERYLSEDVTPTPTATSL from the coding sequence TTGAGCGAAAAACAGAGAGTAGCAATTATTGGGGCCGGCCCGAGCGGTATGGCTCAGCTCCGCGCGTTTGAATCTGCGGAGCAGGCTGGCGCTGAGATCCCGGAGATCGTGTGCTTTGAGAAGCAGTCAGACTGGGGCGGCCAGTGGAACTACACCTGGCGCACCGGCCTCGACGAGCACGGCGAACCCGTGCACTCCAGCATGTACCGCAACCTGTGGTCGAACGGCCCAAAGGAGGGACTCGAGTTCGCGGACTACTCGTTCGACGAGCACTTCGGCCGACCGATCTCCTCATACCCTCCGCGCCCGGTGCTGTGGGATTACATTGCCGGCCGTCTTGAGCGCACCGACGTGCGCAAGTACGTGCGCTTCGAAACCGTGGTTCGCATGGTCACGTTCGACGAAGGCACCGCAATGTTCACGCTGATCAGCGAGCACCTGCCAACGAAAGCCACCACCACTGAAACCTTCAACCAGGTGATCGTGGCGAGTGGGCACTTCTCTTACCCGAACACTCCTGAAGTGTCGGGCATCGAAACGTTCCCGGGCGCGATCATGCACGCACACGATTTCCGCGGTGCTGAGAGCTTGAAGGATCGGAACGTGCTTGTTATCGGTTCCAGCTACTCCGCTGAGGACATCGGTAGCCAGGCCTACAAGATGGGTGCCGCGTCTGTCACCGCGTCCTACCGCACCGCACCGATGGGGTACGACTGGCCGGAAGGCTTCGAGGAACGTCCAGGCATTGACCATTTCAACGGCAGCACTGTCGTTTTCGCAGACGGTTCATCCAAGGACATCGACGCGGTCATCTTCTGCACCGGCTACCAGCACAAGTATCCTTACCTCCCGGAGAATCTCGCGCTCAGCGGGCCGAACACCGTCTACCCGGAAGGCCTCTACCGTGGCGTCGTCTGGCAGGACAACCCGTCACTGTTCTACGTAGGTGCGCAGGATCAGTGGTTCACCTTCAACATGTTCGATGTGCAGGCATGGTACGTTCGCGACCTCATCCTCGGCACCGCCCCGCTCCCCAATGCAGCGGAACGTGAGGCCTCGATCGCAGCGTGGCACGAACGGTTCCTCGCGATCCCCGATGCTGAGGCCGAGATCGCGTTCCAGGGCGACTACGTGCTCGACCTGCTGCGTCAGACCGACTACCCGGAGTTCGATGTCGCCGAGGTAGTGAACATCTTCATAGCATGGAAGCACGACAAGCAGCAGGACATCATGGGCTACCGTGACCGCTGCTACCGCTCCGTCATGACCGGCACGCTCGCCGTGCAGCACCACACTCCTTGGATCGAGGAACTCGACGACAGCCTGGAACGATACCTCTCCGAGGATGTGACTCCTACTCCAACAGCCACATCACTCTGA